In Vagococcus luciliae, one genomic interval encodes:
- a CDS encoding energy-coupling factor ABC transporter ATP-binding protein translates to MKNPLIELNNISFQYYGQEHKALNDVSLTINKGEWVALIGHNGSGKSTLAKTINGLISPESGEIKVNGELLTEENIWDIRKMVGMVFQNPDNQFVGSTVEDDVAFGLENQGVPRDEMIVRVNNALERVRMSDFKIKEPARLSGGQKQRVAIAGVIALAPDVIILDEATSMLDPQGRQDVIETIRALKEETNLTVISITHDIDEAAYANRVLVMKQGEIIHEGTPEEIFSHGEALIGMGLDIPFPEKLKASLRKKGIDVPNEYLTREGLVEWLWTYGLRK, encoded by the coding sequence ATGAAAAATCCCTTAATTGAATTAAATAATATATCCTTCCAATATTATGGACAGGAACATAAAGCGTTAAATGATGTATCACTTACCATTAATAAAGGTGAATGGGTAGCGTTAATTGGTCATAATGGATCAGGTAAGTCTACCTTAGCAAAAACCATTAATGGTTTAATTTCACCGGAATCTGGTGAAATAAAAGTAAACGGTGAATTATTAACGGAAGAAAATATTTGGGATATCCGTAAAATGGTTGGGATGGTGTTCCAAAATCCTGACAACCAATTTGTCGGCTCAACCGTTGAAGATGATGTGGCTTTTGGTTTAGAAAATCAAGGGGTACCTCGTGATGAGATGATTGTAAGGGTCAACAACGCGCTTGAGAGAGTTCGGATGTCTGATTTTAAGATAAAAGAACCAGCTAGATTGTCTGGAGGACAAAAGCAACGTGTTGCTATTGCGGGGGTGATTGCCTTAGCGCCTGACGTGATTATTTTAGACGAGGCAACATCTATGCTTGATCCACAAGGTAGACAAGATGTGATTGAAACGATTCGTGCATTGAAAGAAGAAACAAATTTAACAGTTATCTCGATTACACATGATATTGATGAAGCTGCTTATGCTAATCGTGTTCTTGTAATGAAGCAAGGTGAGATTATCCATGAAGGAACACCGGAAGAAATATTTTCTCATGGTGAGGCATTAATTGGGATGGGGTTAGATATACCATTTCCCGAAAAATTAAAAGCGTCATTGCGTAAAAAAGGAATTGATGTACCAAATGAGTATTTGACAAGGGAAGGATTGGTGGAATGGCTATGGACATACGGTTTGAGAAAGTAG
- a CDS encoding energy-coupling factor ABC transporter ATP-binding protein: MDIRFEKVDFTYQPNSPFEQRVLFDINLDIPSNSYSAIVGHTGSGKSTLLQHLNALLKPTSGKVFIGDRVITPETSNKNLKPIRKKVGIVFQFPESQLFDETVALDIAFGPKNFGVSEEESARLASEMLELVGLDDSYLERSPFDLSGGQMRRVAIAGVLAMEPEVLILDEPTAGLDPKGRKDMMDMFYRLHKEKGIGIILVTHLMDDVAEYADFMVVLEKGKIQKQGHPRDIFNDVEWLREKQLGVPTVTEFAFDLMKKGMEFSRLPLTAEELSEELLPILEKRQVLSDDE, from the coding sequence ATGGACATACGGTTTGAGAAAGTAGATTTTACATATCAACCTAATAGCCCTTTTGAGCAACGTGTTTTGTTTGATATTAACTTAGACATTCCAAGTAATAGCTACAGTGCGATTGTTGGTCATACTGGTAGTGGGAAATCAACCTTGTTGCAACATTTGAATGCATTACTAAAACCAACAAGTGGGAAAGTATTTATTGGAGACCGAGTGATTACTCCTGAGACTAGCAATAAAAATTTAAAGCCAATTCGTAAAAAAGTAGGAATTGTGTTCCAATTTCCTGAATCACAATTATTTGATGAAACAGTTGCTTTAGATATAGCCTTTGGACCCAAAAATTTTGGTGTGTCTGAAGAAGAAAGTGCACGTCTAGCTAGTGAGATGTTAGAGCTTGTCGGTCTAGATGATAGCTATCTTGAGCGCTCCCCGTTTGATCTTTCAGGAGGACAAATGCGACGTGTGGCAATTGCGGGAGTGTTGGCAATGGAACCTGAAGTGTTGATTTTAGACGAACCAACAGCTGGACTTGATCCAAAGGGTAGAAAAGATATGATGGATATGTTCTATAGGTTACATAAAGAAAAAGGCATTGGCATCATATTAGTAACACATTTGATGGATGACGTAGCTGAATATGCTGATTTTATGGTCGTTTTAGAAAAAGGAAAAATTCAAAAACAAGGACATCCACGTGATATTTTTAATGATGTAGAATGGTTACGCGAAAAACAATTAGGCGTTCCAACAGTGACAGAATTTGCTTTTGATTTAATGAAAAAAGGGATGGAATTTAGTCGCTTACCATTAACCGCAGAAGAATTATCTGAAGAGCTTTTACCGATACTTGAAAAAAGGCAGGTGCTTTCAGATGATGAATAA
- a CDS encoding energy-coupling factor transporter transmembrane component T family protein — MMNKLILGRYIPGDSVVHRMDPRAKLLASFYFIGIIFICNNFLSFGVMFAFTLFCIWLSQIKLSFFLKGVKPLLWLILFTVGLQVLFTRGGHVYFEWGWISISQFGLVNGFFIFTRFVLIIFMSTLLTLTTPPLSLSDAIEYLLKPLEKVKFPAHEISLMLSIALRFVPTLMDETEKIMNAQRARGVDFGEGNLMDKMKAIVPLLIPLFVSSFNRAEELAIAMEARGYRGGEGRTKYRVLNWDKTDTLAMLSFVVLTIVLLLVRN; from the coding sequence ATGATGAATAAATTGATTTTAGGTCGATACATACCAGGTGACTCTGTCGTACATCGTATGGATCCCCGGGCTAAGTTATTAGCGAGTTTTTATTTTATTGGCATTATCTTTATTTGTAATAACTTTTTATCATTCGGTGTGATGTTTGCTTTTACGCTGTTTTGTATCTGGTTGTCGCAAATTAAATTAAGCTTCTTTCTTAAAGGGGTTAAACCATTATTGTGGTTAATTTTATTTACAGTTGGGTTGCAAGTCCTCTTTACCAGAGGAGGACATGTTTACTTTGAGTGGGGTTGGATAAGTATTAGCCAATTTGGTTTGGTTAATGGGTTCTTTATTTTTACTCGTTTTGTGTTAATTATTTTCATGTCAACACTCTTAACGTTAACCACACCACCATTGTCCCTCTCAGATGCGATTGAGTATTTACTTAAACCATTGGAAAAAGTAAAATTTCCAGCACATGAAATTTCATTGATGTTGTCTATTGCGTTACGTTTTGTGCCAACATTGATGGATGAGACAGAAAAAATCATGAATGCGCAACGTGCTCGTGGGGTCGATTTTGGCGAAGGAAATTTAATGGATAAGATGAAAGCTATTGTCCCACTCTTAATTCCGTTATTCGTCAGCAGTTTTAACCGGGCAGAAGAGTTAGCGATTGCGATGGAAGCACGTGGTTATCGTGGTGGCGAAGGACGTACGAAATACCGTGTTCTAAATTGGGATAAAACAGATACACTAGCTATGTTATCGTTCGTCGTATTGACGATTGTACTATTATTAGTTAGAAATTAA
- the truA gene encoding tRNA pseudouridine(38-40) synthase TruA translates to MTRYKAIISYDGTNYAGFQIQPNAVTIQEVIEATLKRLNSGKPVTIHPSGRTDSGVHAVGQVIHFDLPQKRDVEKLRFALDTQTPEDISILAIEEVTEDFHARYLATGKEYHYHVDTGKSPNPFKRLYAAHYHYELDLDAMRRAAQFIEGEHDFSVFCATGSSVEDKTRNVYSVTIEEIGEDELLFVFKGNGFLYKMVRMLVGTLLKIGNGQLPEDAIQRALANQDKKMTGPTAQPEGLFLMKVDYSGEKKCHK, encoded by the coding sequence ATGACAAGATACAAAGCCATTATTAGTTATGATGGAACCAATTATGCTGGTTTCCAGATTCAGCCAAATGCTGTGACCATCCAAGAAGTCATAGAAGCCACTCTAAAGAGATTGAACAGTGGTAAGCCTGTGACAATCCATCCATCTGGTAGAACGGACTCAGGGGTTCATGCAGTCGGTCAGGTAATCCATTTTGATTTGCCACAAAAACGAGATGTTGAAAAATTACGTTTTGCATTGGATACTCAAACGCCAGAAGATATTAGTATTTTAGCGATTGAAGAAGTGACAGAAGATTTTCATGCGAGATACTTGGCGACAGGCAAAGAATATCACTATCATGTTGATACAGGTAAATCACCTAATCCATTTAAACGGTTGTATGCAGCACACTATCATTATGAGCTCGATTTAGACGCTATGAGACGTGCTGCTCAGTTTATTGAAGGAGAACATGACTTTAGTGTATTTTGCGCGACAGGAAGTTCTGTAGAAGATAAAACACGGAATGTCTATAGCGTGACAATAGAAGAAATCGGCGAAGATGAACTATTATTTGTGTTTAAAGGAAATGGATTTTTATATAAAATGGTGAGAATGCTTGTTGGGACGTTATTAAAAATAGGTAATGGGCAACTGCCAGAAGACGCTATACAACGTGCCCTAGCGAACCAAGACAAGAAAATGACAGGTCCAACAGCTCAACCTGAGGGGTTATTTTTAATGAAAGTCGATTATAGTGGCGAGAAAAAGTGTCATAAATAA
- the rplM gene encoding 50S ribosomal protein L13 — protein sequence MRTTYMAKNGEVDRKWYVVDATDVPLGRLSTVVASILRGKNKPTFTPHVDTGDYVIVINADKVKLTGKKATDKVYYRHSQHPGGLKSITAGELRDKNSRRLVENSIKGMLPKNTLGRKQWSKLFVYGGNEHQQQAQKPEVLDITNLI from the coding sequence ATGCGTACAACATATATGGCCAAAAATGGCGAAGTAGATCGTAAATGGTATGTAGTGGATGCAACAGATGTTCCTTTAGGACGTCTATCAACAGTTGTAGCATCTATCTTACGTGGAAAAAATAAACCAACATTCACACCACATGTGGATACTGGTGATTATGTAATTGTAATTAATGCTGATAAAGTAAAATTAACTGGTAAAAAAGCAACTGACAAAGTATATTACCGTCACAGCCAACATCCAGGTGGTTTGAAATCTATCACTGCTGGTGAACTACGTGATAAAAACTCTCGTCGTTTAGTTGAGAATTCTATCAAAGGTATGTTACCAAAGAATACTTTAGGACGTAAACAATGGTCTAAATTATTCGTTTATGGTGGAAACGAACATCAACAACAAGCTCAAAAACCAGAAGTATTAGACATTACAAACCTAATTTAA
- the rpsI gene encoding 30S ribosomal protein S9 encodes MAKVQYIGTGRRKKSVARVRLVPGTGKVVMNNKDIEEYIPHADLREVIMQPLVLTETKGAYDVFVNVDGGGYAGQSGATRHGIARALLQVDPDFRGALKREGLLTRDARMVERKKPGLKKARKASQFSKR; translated from the coding sequence TTGGCTAAAGTACAATATATCGGCACAGGCCGTCGTAAAAAATCTGTTGCGCGCGTACGCTTAGTACCTGGAACAGGTAAAGTAGTGATGAACAACAAAGACATCGAAGAATATATTCCACATGCTGATTTACGTGAAGTAATTATGCAACCTCTTGTTTTAACTGAAACAAAAGGTGCATATGACGTTTTCGTAAACGTTGATGGTGGTGGATATGCAGGACAATCTGGCGCAACTCGTCATGGTATTGCTCGTGCATTATTACAAGTAGATCCTGACTTCCGTGGAGCGCTTAAACGTGAAGGATTATTAACACGTGACGCTCGTATGGTTGAACGTAAAAAACCAGGTCTTAAAAAAGCTCGTAAAGCATCACAATTCTCAAAACGTTAA
- a CDS encoding peptide-methionine (S)-S-oxide reductase, whose translation METIYLAGGCLWGVQAYVKTLPGVIETEAGRVNGLTNALDGEYDGYAECVKTVFNSKILTVTQLVEYLFEVIDPYSINKQGIDEGEKYRTGIYSEITAHLNEASCYINNRQDRDKIAVEVKPLTNYVRSADEHQDRLDRCPNDYCHIPKELLVKYK comes from the coding sequence ATGGAAACTATTTATTTGGCAGGAGGGTGCCTTTGGGGTGTACAGGCATATGTCAAGACGTTACCTGGCGTGATTGAAACTGAAGCAGGAAGGGTAAATGGCCTAACTAATGCGTTAGATGGCGAATACGATGGTTATGCGGAGTGTGTTAAAACAGTGTTTAATTCTAAAATATTGACTGTCACTCAGTTAGTTGAGTATCTGTTTGAAGTGATTGATCCATATAGTATCAATAAACAAGGAATAGATGAAGGTGAAAAATACAGAACTGGGATTTACAGTGAAATAACGGCACATTTGAATGAGGCATCCTGTTATATAAATAATCGTCAGGACAGAGATAAGATTGCTGTTGAAGTAAAGCCTCTTACTAATTATGTTAGAAGTGCAGATGAACATCAAGATAGATTGGATAGATGTCCAAATGATTATTGTCATATACCTAAAGAATTGTTGGTAAAATATAAATAA
- a CDS encoding cobalamin-independent methionine synthase II family protein produces the protein MTLSKFQLVGSLLRPKELLEYKEQIEVRDDIFYPFYEEFPGYQDVEAKAIKEVVKEQIDHGIDIVTDGEFSKSLWHLDFLWGLGGVERFIADHGYAFKDHDGDHFETRKDIGIRIVAPLSGKHHHFLDIFKKVKQDAGKTQAKLTVWGAAHAFTELTVFNGLYGDGQVYQTQDDLKKGLINAYKEFLTEFKEIGGEIVQFDDCLWTLFSSDNQDSFYADGNDSLEDLADTFIAINNEVADFGHSLGLKVWTHNCRGNYQSRHAAGGSYQTIAKKFLGEQHYDRFFLEWDDERAGDISALEALKDKQNVEVVLGLLSSKTATLDDEARIYQLLEKASQILPKERLLLSHQCGFASCDCGNELTQEQQWAKIDQGQKIAKNFWSDDYVNQYE, from the coding sequence ATGACATTATCAAAATTTCAATTAGTAGGATCGTTACTTAGACCAAAAGAGCTATTAGAATATAAAGAACAAATCGAAGTGAGAGATGATATTTTCTATCCTTTTTATGAAGAATTTCCAGGTTATCAAGACGTTGAAGCCAAAGCAATTAAAGAGGTGGTAAAAGAACAAATCGACCATGGTATTGATATCGTCACAGACGGGGAATTTTCAAAATCATTGTGGCATCTTGATTTTTTATGGGGATTAGGTGGTGTTGAACGTTTTATCGCAGACCACGGCTACGCCTTTAAAGATCATGACGGTGATCACTTTGAAACACGTAAAGATATTGGTATTCGCATTGTAGCACCATTATCTGGAAAACATCATCATTTCCTCGATATCTTTAAAAAAGTGAAACAAGACGCTGGTAAAACGCAAGCTAAGTTAACTGTTTGGGGAGCAGCTCATGCTTTTACTGAATTAACTGTATTTAATGGACTTTACGGTGACGGACAAGTGTATCAAACACAAGATGATTTAAAAAAAGGGCTCATCAATGCTTATAAAGAGTTTCTAACTGAATTCAAAGAAATTGGTGGTGAAATCGTCCAATTTGATGATTGTTTATGGACTCTCTTCTCATCAGATAATCAAGATAGCTTCTATGCTGATGGTAATGACAGTTTAGAAGATTTAGCCGATACATTTATCGCAATTAACAATGAAGTCGCAGATTTCGGACATTCACTAGGTTTAAAAGTGTGGACACATAACTGTCGCGGTAATTATCAAAGTCGCCATGCAGCTGGTGGAAGTTATCAAACCATTGCGAAAAAATTCTTAGGTGAACAACATTATGATCGCTTCTTTTTAGAGTGGGACGATGAACGTGCGGGAGATATTTCAGCACTAGAAGCATTAAAAGACAAACAAAATGTAGAAGTGGTATTGGGTTTACTATCAAGTAAAACAGCTACTTTGGATGATGAAGCAAGAATTTATCAATTACTAGAAAAAGCAAGTCAAATCTTGCCTAAAGAGAGATTGCTACTTTCTCATCAATGTGGGTTTGCTTCATGTGATTGTGGAAATGAATTAACGCAAGAACAGCAATGGGCAAAAATTGACCAAGGACAAAAAATCGCGAAAAACTTTTGGTCAGATGATTATGTGAATCAATATGAATAA